The sequence CTTTTGCTTCGTATAGGTCAGGCTCCCCCCTTTTCCTTCGCGCGTGACGACACCGTCGGCGACCTTCCAATTGCCGCTTTGATCCCAACCCTCGAGCGTCTTGCCGTCGAAGATCGCCGCGAAGCCGGCTTTGGTTTCGGCCTCGGTGAGGGTGTTGGGATCGTCGGCGAAGACGCTCTGCGAAACGAGCGAGGCGCAGAGCGCGAAAGCGGCGGGTAAAGCGAGAAAGAGGCGGCGATTCATATTAGATCCTTCAGAAGTTAAAGTAAGTCTTTTCGACGGAGCGGGCGTTGTCCCGGCGACTGAACGCGTAAAATCCGAACTTGCATCATGTCTTCGTCGATCGCGTAGAAGATTTGATAGGTATTGCCCTGGGAGGTGCCGAACGGAAAGCAACGAACTCGAATTCCCAGCCGGCGACTATACGGGCTCGGCGGAAACATATCCGCCGATCGACGAAGCTCGGTGTAAGCACTTATATAGGCGTCGTGCCAGTGTCGAGCACCTTGGGGCGAGCGCGTCGTTAACCATTCAAGAATTCCATCGATATCTTCGCGCGCTCGACGCAGGATAGCAACGTCGTATTTCATGCGCGCTTCGGGCTCGGTTTCAAACCGAACTTTCGTTCGAGTTCGATGAGATGCTCATCGAAGGGCATTCCCTTGTCTCCCGCGGCAAGATCGTCGAGCGCTTCCTGAATCATCGCGACGACTTCTTCCGATTCTTCCTCCGACGGTTCGGGCGGGTGCGCGGCCCACCATTGTTCGAGCGCTTCCTCCAGCGACAATTTCGCTCCGGCTTGCAACTGAGCGTTCGCGAATTGCACGAACGCGCTTAGATCGCCTGAGTTGTCCGTTGCCATGACGCGCCTCTACCGGATGTCTTTTCGATACCTGCCGCCCGTGTCGCCCGCTCTCGCCGAGTATACCAAACCACCCGCACCAAGCTATTTCTTCGGGATGAAGTTCAGCGTGTAATACGCTTCGGAATGCAGCAGCGGTAGACCGCGCTCGGAGCGGATGCCGGCGGATTTCAGCTCATGCACATGACCCGGCACGAGCGCATCTACCGTGAGTTGCACGCTCAGGCCGTCGGCCGCGACAGTCGCTGCCGTGATCTTCGGCTGCGTTTGGTCGACTTCCGGACTGCCGTACGACGATTGATAGATGTACGTGTAGGTCTGCAAGGCGTACGACTTCAAATCGGCCGTCGTCTTCGGGTCGACCGGCTCCGTGAAGCGGAGCGTGAAGCCGTCGGGCTCGGCGTGCATCGTGTGGATTTCGAAGGGAACTTCGCCGGTCCATTCGAGCCGCTCTAAGGAGAACGGCGCCGTGCCGCGCGAGCCCCAGCCGCGGTTGGTGCCGCCGACGAACATCGTGCCGCGGTCGTCGAACTTCAGCGCGAGGTTGCCCGAGCCGAAGCCTTGGCGAAAGGGGAAGCAGGCTCCTTGATAGTGCCCGTCGACTTTTTCGAGCGCGACGCGCATGAGCGTGCTGTGCGATTGATCGGCGACGAAAAGCTGTTCGCTGAACGGCCCGAACTTTCCTTTCGACAGATCGCAAGCGATGCCGCTCGCCGATTGGCCCATCTTCGGATAAGGGAACCAGCAAGACGGCGGGACGAGTTCGGGAATCTTCGCCAGCTCCGCGGCCCAACGACTGCCGCTCTGCGGCTCTTGCGGCCGCTTGCCCATGTTCGGCGCTTGGTCGTACCAAGAGAAGCCGCCCGGATGCCCGACGAACTTCCCCGGCACGAGATGCTTGAGCACGCAGGCGCCGTTCCACGGGCCTTGGTTGTCGGTATAGAACATGTCGCCTGCGGCGTTCATGCCGAGGCCTCCGGGCGAGCGCAGGCCGCTCGTCGTCGGAATCACTTTCCCCTCGGGCGTGATACGCAGAGCCCAGCCGCGAAACTTGTTCGAGCTGTTGAACGAGCCGGTAAGACAGAGCGCGACCCAGAGGTTGCCGTCGCGATCGAACTCGCTGCCGAAGGCATATTCGTGGTAGTCGCCGTTGATCTCCCAGCCATCGGCGAGGGTCTCGAACACGTCGGCGCGGTCGTCGCCGTCGGTGTCGCGCAGCTTCGTCACTTCGCCGCGCTGCGTGGCGTAGAGAGCGCCGTCGCGATAGGCGAGCCCGAGCACTTCGTGAAGCCCGGACGCGAAGAGTGTGTATTTCAGTTTGTCGGCTGCCGGCGGATTGCTCCAGGCGCCGTCGACGAGATAGATGTCGCCGCGGCGGGTCGAGAATGCGATCCGCTCCTTCGGCAACAACTGGATCGCGCCGATTTCGAGTACACGATCTTTCGGCAGCGGCAGGCCAACGATCCGATAGTAGTCGGCCTCGACCGGCGGCTTGCCGGTAGTCGATACCGGCTCGGCGGCAAGCAACGTCGATCCTTGCCATCCGACGACGGACAACAACATGGCGATAAGATAACGATTCATATTTAAGTACCAGCCGTTCAAGGCAAGCGATATTCGGGGTAGTCGGACTTCAAAGAGAAACGATGCAAGCGATGCGGCGGGCATTACCAAACAAGCTCTTGTTCCACCAACGCTCGTCCGTCGGCGAATGATACCGGCACGAGCAATTCTTGGCCTTGCGGACCGGAGCGAACGACCGGCTCCGCTTGGCCCGAGCG is a genomic window of Planctomycetia bacterium containing:
- a CDS encoding type II toxin-antitoxin system RelE/ParE family toxin encodes the protein MKYDVAILRRAREDIDGILEWLTTRSPQGARHWHDAYISAYTELRRSADMFPPSPYSRRLGIRVRCFPFGTSQGNTYQIFYAIDEDMMQVRILRVQSPGQRPLRRKDLL